Sequence from the Thermocoleostomius sinensis A174 genome:
GGCGATTGAAGCAACTCAAGGCGGCGTAATTACGGTGTTTCCACAGCTAGCTGCTACTGTTGGCCTACAGCAGCAGAAAATGGGCAGACGAATTCCAGTTGTGGCGTGGTTATTTAACGTGGGCACTTGCAATCCGGGTATACGTCGATTAGCTGCCCAACTGAGTCTTCATCGCATCGATCGTTTCATCGTTCACACTCGGCGCGAACGAGTTTTATATAGCCAGTGGTTAAACTTGCCCGACAATCGATTTGAGTTTGTTCCCTATCAAGCGCCCGAAATTCCGATCCAGTACGAAGAAAACGAAACCCAACCCTTCATTGTCTCCCTTGGTTCCGCTCATCGAGATTTTCCAACATTGTTCAAAGCAGTAGAAGCGCTCAACTTACCTACGATCGTTGCTTCAGGAAAACGTGCTCTAGAAGGACTCCCGATTCCGGCGCAAGTGCAAACCCCCTTTGGCATCAGCCGCAGCGATTGTTTGCGGTTAGCCCAAGAAGCTCGGATTAACGTCATTCCACTTATGCCAAATCCCACAGCTACGGCGGCCGGGCAAGTCACCTTGGTAGAAGCAATGCGAATGGGACGAGCCATTATCGCTACTCGGTGCCATGGAGCAGACGATTATATTCAGCATGGAGAAACTGGCTTGCTGGTTGATCCCCAATCTGTAGACGACCTCAAGCAGGCGATCGAACAGCTTTGGAACGATCCTCAACTTCGCCAGCGCTTGGGGAACGCTGCCAAACAGTATGCCGCACAGCACTTTTCCGATGAGGCGGCTGGAATTGCACTGGGCAGAATTTTGGATAGCGTTGCAGATCAAATCAGCGTTCGTGGCGTCGGCAAAACTAAATGGTCAACCACCTAGCGAAACCTTCACCTTTGCCTTGATGGCTCACCTTGAGTTCTCAGTGGAATTCCAGTAGAGTAAGGGCGTATTTTTGGCGTCGATGAAGTTGAGTCTACTGTGATCATCCGATTGAACCAGGCAGGGTTGCTCGTGGTATTGTGCAGTTGGCTAGGGCTAGGAG
This genomic interval carries:
- a CDS encoding glycosyltransferase family 4 protein; its protein translation is MHWTVAAPFLERDDNHWLTPYVPGERHQFQLIPSQQPSANWHNRHSSVSGWKEWVMYWQQGKAAIEATQGGVITVFPQLAATVGLQQQKMGRRIPVVAWLFNVGTCNPGIRRLAAQLSLHRIDRFIVHTRRERVLYSQWLNLPDNRFEFVPYQAPEIPIQYEENETQPFIVSLGSAHRDFPTLFKAVEALNLPTIVASGKRALEGLPIPAQVQTPFGISRSDCLRLAQEARINVIPLMPNPTATAAGQVTLVEAMRMGRAIIATRCHGADDYIQHGETGLLVDPQSVDDLKQAIEQLWNDPQLRQRLGNAAKQYAAQHFSDEAAGIALGRILDSVADQISVRGVGKTKWSTT